The following are encoded in a window of Labrus bergylta chromosome 16, fLabBer1.1, whole genome shotgun sequence genomic DNA:
- the LOC109998416 gene encoding trichohyalin isoform X2 produces the protein MMSKKQSRCHDNLVNSKSNTPTQRAERREPAALSPPVRSGGKHACSSASKASVSCVRSNSFSSRGLDSSVSGSRAGGSLKRSSVGQQNFINPPSSRAAPRPAKPPLPLCSSRSFSSLQTSSLTTATFSRSSRSLSRLDQKSSRDNSEHSDRSLQVKKGRATSGQLSRTNSDLCHGDDAEKMKTRSSSEPAESSSSLVSTSECHQHCNKVKKQSRDGVYSLCAMTSGMRRNLVHAVLKNVRPSPTLDATSSVSEQQPHSHQSDALQKSEHTNSVSPDCAEEIQTQHKDQELTLQSPADKSSDSSTISSCHIISPTSPFDSPITSSIGPSERVEEGEGASTQTGTTDSSSVVAVVESRTSSSTTMPSNDKCLDECLTTQSETDQMNSTTTSGEQQVSIHEQKTGQLIKEQINSDLQEELQQQRENPSPSQLGSLSNGSPGQALALQRLQKMNHNLHSELEALRRSQEEAREAELRSRVDLLAQQAQLLVTGDATALAQAHLEQDRRRFQEQRVEWERCVASLKSQLSAAEEQRKEAEEQRREVESRFTQLQQEVQGYHSLQEEAILLQKNLQEMKTQLQANEEAQAQKEARLQKHLLLLQASQDRERRSLAASLAQAEQHSQVLQERLDRAEEQLGSLNKSQTWTRGIERAQQQLQEELTCTVTAVQKLQEEREQLERRCEDLQSQLSEADVEVSRLQSRLKTDETHYYNMEHSYERVSEELQVALGRVKQKEADIQDIREGYERLLDRKEQELIEILLKMEVLGNSLEETEAKLNETMTECSCSTSQQKNESSETPQQTADPVRTKEADSGLVSNHTGAVEQSGSLTVDSSQQCDVTADDDPEKFMTVIQTLETKLFVTEEKLRDIMQRLEEHQGHTGCHDPHLCSQLTQSRATAQHLSLLLHSQAKQSQRFAQETENCCRMLVGRFQVALNIIQVCREWLQSAPINITEFEKQLSSAAACLQQGERDAEKQIHESRNAGRGEEKILKDEASAAAAERKHSEVDMESAGKCFMRELFVVKKMVSVLQSQSGRALLVPREDEGDVAARYRSLISQRIALKTERRTPSGRTECDNKEPVEGIIHSVCAEAELMYAALNLLREFESGTSERNKEREHERKSLVDITPPELAPYEGRCSEEVAGENDDKKEVMEREADWLERLLSRLQRRVKCLRQLCQETSDGDGADCSTDDCWENASASDLNQMLEQAKLIYLSERLRLDLEQQSEMLKDKLQALCREEEIKLKDEQEAFNYTLCQLQEDNSALREELERVELKILSEETGNQRLLENMQEIEDYHEERMNKLEEEFQEKIKKLQQIHEEEMKHLHAYYTKSSLFKEKQIQTSTKAPTVTECTSSSSDQTVMERRTKEELRNPTTGGDETAGREAYQEDHVILEAPSDESITALEETHRQLMGDLQQQHQQEVDALLKEKDQLLQEESAATMAGEQCQSSCKLSPLSAAIVAMRRAHKQELEKSRRSQHIRESADITQLQIEHEEELEVLQKELEALSVQHTQKCLENSQLTQELQDERKSSIQYQKENQELKKKQREPDEMTQRCFSMNGKQPHAIPQENDFYEMEVILRAREAEMQFLRQEACSLREELKIARMDKLYAQNKLKALHSNSQDEISHDVKKLCEDFKFSSLGRDASARHRENTVTNTNNSAFLKKTEKSFLTRQIRGMRSKSLKEGLSIQERMKLFESF, from the exons ATGATGTCCAAGAAGCAGAG CAGGTGTCATGACAACCTGGTGAACTCTAAGAGCAACACACCGACACAAAGAGCCGAGAGGAGG GAACCAGCAGCTTTATCACCTCCTGTGAGGAGCGGAGGTAAACATGCGTGCAGCAGTGCGTCTAAAGCCAGCGTGAGTTGTGTGAGGAGTAACAGCTTCAGCAGCAGAGGGTTGGACTCGTCTGTGAGCGGCAGCAGAGCCGGAGGCAGTTTGAAGAGAAGCAGCGTCGGCCAGCAGAACTTTATTAACCCGCCGAGCAGTAGAGCAGCTCCTCGCCCTGCCAAACCGCCTCTACCACTCTGCAGCAGCCGCAGCTTCTCGTCCCTCCAAACCTCCTCTCTCACCACCGCCACGTTCAGCCGGAGCAGCCGCTCGCTCAGCAGACTGGACCAGAAATCCAGCAGAGACA ATTCAGAGCACAGTGATCGAAGTttacaggtgaaaaaaggacgaGCGACTTCTGGCCAGCTCAGcag GACTAACAGCGACCTGTGTCACGGTGACGATGCTGAGAAGATGAAAACACGCAGCTCCTCTGAGCCTGCAGAGTCCTCGTCCTCGCTGGTCTCCACCTCTGAATGTCATCAGCACTGCAACAAAGTTAAGAAACAG AGCAGAGATGGAGTGTACTCACTCTGTGCGATGACCTCTGGGATGAGACGTAACCTGGTCCACGCCGTGTTGAAGAATGTGAGGCCCAGTCCTACACTGGACGCcacaag CTCTGTGTCAGAGcagcagccacactcacatcAGTCTGACGCTCTGCAGAaatctgaacacacaaacagcgtTTCACCAGACTGTGCAGaggaaatacaaacacagcacaaagaTCAGGAGCTCACACTGCAGAGTCCTGCTGATAAAAGCTCCGACTCGTCAACAATCTCCTCCTGTCACATTATCTCCCCCACTTCACCCTTCGACTCCCCCATCACATCATCCATCGGGCCATCAGAGCGGGTGGAGGAGGGTGAAGGTGCTTCCACACAGACCG GTACAACCGATTCATCCTCAGTGGTTGCAGTAGTAGAAAGTCGCACCTCTTCTTCCACAACAATGCCGTCAAACGACAAGTGTTTGGATGAATGTTTAACCACGCAGAGTGAAACTGATCAAATGAACAGCACGACTACGAGTGGGGAACAACAAGTTTCAATACATGAGCAGAAAACTGGGCAACTTATAAAAGAG CAGATAAACAGTGATCTGCAGGAAGAGctacaacaacagagagagaatcCTTCTCCTtcacag CTTGGCAGTCTTTCAAACGGCTCTCCGGGTCAAGCTCTGGCTCTACAGAGACTGCAGAAGATGAACCATAACCTCCACTCTGAGCTGGAGGCTCTGAGGAGGAGTCAGGAGGAGGCCAGAGAGGCTGAGCTGAGGAGTAGAGTGGATCTCTTGGCTCAGCAGGCACAGTTATTGGTCACTGGTGATGCCACGGCACTCGCACAAGCCCATCTGGAGCAAGACCGCCGGCGGTTTCAGGAGCAGCGGGTGGAGTGGGAACGCTGCGTGGCCTCCCTGAAGTCCCAGCTGAGTGCTGCTGAGGAGCAGAGGAAGGAGGCTGAGGAGCAAAGGAGGGAGGTCGAGTCTCGTttcacacagctgcagcaggaggtgcAGGGTTATCACAGTCTCCAGGAGGAGGCCATTCTCTTACAGAAAAATCTGCAAGAGATGAAAACTCAACTTCAAGCTAATGAGGAGGCCCAGGCTCAGAAAGAGGCTCGCCTGCAGAAGCACCTCCTGCTCCTTCAGGCGAGTCAGGACAGAGAGCGGAGGAGTCTGGCTGCTAGTCTGGCGCAAGCAGAACAACACTCACAGGTCCTCCAGGAGAGACTAGACAGGGCTGAGGAGCAGCTGGGGAGCCTGAATAAGAGTCAGACATGGACCAGGGGCATTGAGAGAGCTCAACAGCAGCTCCAGGAAGAGCTAACATGTACAGTTACAGCTGTGCAGAAActtcaggaggagagagagcagctggagCGTCGCTGTGAGGACCTGCAGAGTCAGTTATCCGAGGCAGACGTGGAGGTGAGTCGGCTGCAGAGCCGCCTGAAAACCGACGAGACGCACTACTACAACATGGAGCACTCGTATGAGAGAGtttctgaggagctgcaggtGGCCTTAGGGAGGGTGAAGCAGAAGGAGGCAGATATTCAGGACATAAGAGAGGGCTACGAGCGGCTGCTGGACAGAAAGGAGCAGGAGCTGATTGAAATCCTGCTGAAGATGGAGGTGTTAGGAAACAGTCTGGAGGAGACGGAGGCGAAGCTGAATGAGACGATGACAGAGTGTAGCTGCTCCACCTCTCAGCAGAAGAATGAATCCTCAGAGACTCCTCAACAGACCGCTGATCCAGTCAGGACAAAGGAAGCAGACAGTGGCCTGGTGTCAAACCACACAGGCGCTGTTGAACAGTCAGGTTCTCTCACGGTTGACTCATCTCagcagtgtgatgtcacagctgaTGACGACCCGGAGAAGTTTATGACCGTGATCCAGACTCTTGAGACGAAGCTGTTTGTAACAGAGGAGAAGCTAAGGGACATCATGCAGAGACTGGAGGAGCACCAGGGTCACACAGGCTGCCACGACCCCCACCTCTGCTCCCAGCTGACCCAGAGCCGAGCCACCGCCCAGCacctcagtctgctgctgcacAGTCAGGCCAAGCAGAGCCAGCGCTTTGCTCAGGAGACAGAGAACTGCTGCAGGATGCTGGTGGGAAGGTTTCAGGTCGCACTGAACATCATACAGGTCTGCAGAGAGTGGCTTCAATCCGCACCGATTAATATAACAGAGTTTGAGAAGCAGTTATCCAGTGCTGCTGCCTGCCTTcagcaaggagagagagatgcagagaaacaGATTCATGAATCACGCAACGccggcagaggagaggagaagatcCTGAAAGATGAAgcttcagcagctgcagctgagAGAAAACACTCAGAGGTCGACATGGAAAGTGCAGGAAAGTGTTTCATGAGGGAACTCTTTGTCGTGAAGAAAATGGTGTCCGTCCTCCAGAGTCAGAGTGGGCGAGCACTCCTTGTGCCGAGAGAAGATGAGGGAGATGTGGCAGCCAGGTACAGAAGTTTAATCTCCCAAAGAATAGCattaaagacagagagaaggactCCATCTGGGAGGACAGAATGTGACAACAAAGAACCTGTAGAAGGCATCATCCATTCAGTCTGTGCTGAAGCAGAGCTCATGTATGCTGCCTTAAATCTTCTACGGGAATTTGAGAGCGGGACAAGcgaaagaaataaagagagggaGCATGAGAGGAAAAGTCTGGTGGATATCACCCCCCCAGAGTTGGCTCCTTATGAGGGCAGATGTTCAGAAGAAGTGGCAGGTGAAAACGATGACAAAAAGGAAGTGATGGAGAGAGAAGCAGACTGGTTAGAGAGACTTCTATCCCGCCTGCAGAGGAGAGTTAAGTGTTTACGCCAGCTGTGCCAGGAGACGTCTGATGGAGATGGAGCAGACTGCAGTACGGATGATTGTTGGGAAAACGCTTCTGCTTCTGACTTAAATCAGATGCTGGAGCAAGcaaagttgatttatttgtcgGAGAGACTGCGCTTGGATTTAGAGCAGCAAAGCGAGATGTTAAAGGACAAACTGCAAGCtctgtgcagagaggaagaaatcAAATTGAAGGACGAGCAGGAGGCTTTTAATTACACCTTGTGTCAGCTCCAGGAGGACAACTCTGCGTTGAGAGAAGAACTGGAGCGTGTTGAGCTGAAGATCCTCTCAGAAGAGACCGGGAACCAGAGACTCCTGGAAAACATGCAGGAAATCGAGGATTATCACGAGGAACGGATGAACAAGCTGGAGGAAGAGTTTCAGGAGAAGataaaaaagctgcagcagatcCATGAAGAAGAGATGAAACACTTGCATGCTTACTACACTAAGTCTAGTTTGTTCAAAGAGAAGCAGATTCAAACCAGCACGAAAGCCCCAACTGTCACTGAAtgcacctcctcctcatcagaCCAGACTGTGATGGAGAGGAGGACAAAAGAGGAGCTCAGGAACCCAACGACTGGAGGTGATGAAACAGCCGGGAGGGAAGCGTATCAGGAGGATCACGTAATACTTGAG GCCCCATCTGATGAAAGCATCACCGCTCTGGAGGAGACGCACAGACAGCTGATGGGtgacctgcagcagcagcatcagcaggaGGTGGACGCTCTTCTGAAGGAGAAagaccagctgctgcaggaggagtcGGCCGCCACGATGGCAG GGGAACAGTGCCAATCATCATGCAAGCTGTCGCCTCTTTCTGCAGCCATTGTGGCGATGAGGAGAGCACATAAACAGGAGTTGGAGAAGAGCCGACGGTCTCAGCACATCAGGGAGAGTGCTGACATCACACAACTACAAATCGAGCACGA ggaggAGCTGGAGGTGTTGCAGAAGGAGCTCGAGGCGTTGTCGGTTCAGCACACTCAGAAATGTCTGGAAAACTCTCAGCTGACTCAGGAGCTGCAGGACGAGAGAAAGTCATCGATACAATACCAGAAAGAAAACCAGGAGCTCAAAAAGAAGCAG AGAGAACCAGATGAGATGACTCAGCGATGTTTCTCCATGAATGGGAAGCAGCCGCATGCTATCCCTCAAGAAAACGACTTCTATGAGATGGAG GTGATTCTGAGGGCGAGAGAGGCAGAGATGCAGTTTCTCAGGCAGGAAGCTTGCTCGCTCAGGGAGGAGTTGAAGATTGCGCGGATG gacAAACTGTACGCCCAGAACAAGCTGAAGGCTCTTCATTCAAACAGTCAGGATGAAATCAGTCATGACGTCAAAAAACTCTGTGAAGATTTCAAGTTCTCCTCTTTAGGCAGAGACGCTTCAGCTCGGCACCGTG AGAACAcagtgacaaacacaaacaactctgcttttctgaagaaaacagagaaatccTTCCTCACGCGTCAGATCAGAGGAATGAGATCGAAG AGTTTGAAAGAAGGTCTCTCCATCCAAGAGAGAATGAAACTGTTTGAGTCGTTCTGA